Within the Dialister hominis genome, the region ATCATTTTCATCCATATTGATTCGCCTCCGTCCTTAATCCAGATCAAGATCAAGTTCGACAGGGCAGTGATCGCTTCCCATGATTTCCGGATGGATCTTTGCATCCTCGATATGCGCCTTCAAAGCATTGGAGACGATGAAGTAATCGATTCTCCATCCAATGTTTCTTTCCCTGGATTTAGCAAAATAGCTCCACCAGGAATACGCCTTTTCCTTGTCAGGATACTTGAAGCGGAAGGAATCGGTAAATCCTTCTGACAGAAGCTCAGTCATGCGGCTTCTTTCTTCGTCGGTGAATCCGGCGTTCTTGTGGTTGGATGCCGGGTTGGCGATATCGATTTCCTCATGAGCGACATTGAGGTCGCCGCAGAGGATGACGGGCTTTTCTTCGGAAAGACGCTTCATGTAAGCAATCATTTCCGTTTCCCATTTCATGCGGTAGTCCAGACGGACAAGTCCGCGCTGGCTGTTTGGCGTGTAGCAGCAGAGGAGATAATGCGATCCGAAATCGGCAGTGATGAGACGCCCTTCCTGATCATGTTCCTCGATCCCTAGTCCATAGGTGACGGACAAAGGCTCTTTCTTGCTGAAAATCGCGGTCCCGCTGTAGCCTTTTTTGACAGCGCTGTTCCAGTACTGGTGGTATCCGGGCAGGTCAAGTTCGATCTGATCCGGCTGCAGCTTGGTTTCCTGCAGGCAGAAACAGTCTGCATCCAGATCATGGAATGCGTCCATGAACCCTTTCTTGATGCAGGCCCGGAGTCCGTTGACATTCCAAGAGATGTATTTCAGTTTTGACATACGGCCCTCCTTTGATTCAAAAACAATTTACCATGGCTGGTAAATTCAGAAACTTCTATTCCCATCCTAATTATACACTTTTTAGACGGCATAAATACAGTTTTAGTTTATAAATAAATTTATAAATTCAACGGATAGTTCAGTGTTTTGAATACTGGGGAGCCACATATCGCTTTTGTAGTAAATTTCGATAAACATCCACGCTGATACAAGGGCTGCTTTTCAAAGTATAAAGAAGAGTCTTTAAGCGATCGTCAACGAAGTTTATACAATTTATAAACTTATATCGGAAATCAATAACACATGAACGTAAAAAGCAGGTACTTCTCTGCATTTTGGGAATAATAGAAATCATACCATTTCAGAGAGATTTTTGCAGGGTCAAAAGTGAAGGGAAAGGGAAAGGTGACAATTAAAAGCAAAAGAGAGCATTCCTGCCTCTGCTGCCGCCTGGCAGCCCGGAATCAAATGATGAAAAATAATGATGAAAAATACGGAAAGACATAGAAGACAGAGGCCTCAAATGCCATAAGAAAAAGGGGGATCTGTGCTATAATAGCTAGAGCAGTACAACAAACGGGAAGTGACTGCCTAGGCAGTGATGGAAAAAGGGCGCTTCCGGTATGCCGAAGGGAGGACAGAACATGAAAAAAATCGTGGTAACCGTCATTGGTGCCGACCGCGTCGGTATTGTTGCCGGCGTAACAAAGGAACTTGCAAAAGAAAACATCAATATTCTGGATATTTCCCAGACCATTCTGGATGGAATCTTTGATATGGTGCTGATCTGTGACATGGAGAACGCAAAGGGCTCCTTGAAACAGGTACAGGACGATATGGGAGAACTGGGCCGTGAGCTGGGCGTCGATGTCAGAGTGCAGCTGGCGGATATCTTTTATGCCATGCACAGGATCTGAAAGGGGGAGCCATGCTCGATATAGAGGAAATTCTTGCGACGGAGCGCATGTTTGACCAGAATAAGCTGGATGTCCGCACGATTACCATGGGCATTTCGCTCCTGGGCTGCGTATCCGACGATGAAAAGACCCTGCTGACCAGGATCTATGATACGATCTGCCAGAAGGCAGAACACTTGACGGAAGTCAGCCATGATATTTCCAGGGAATACGGTGTGCCGATCATCAACCGCCGTATTTCTGTCACGCCGGTAGCGCTCATTGCCGGCGGCACGAATGCAAAGAGCTATGTGCCGATCGCTGAAACGCTCCAGAAAGCAGCTGATGCTGTCG harbors:
- a CDS encoding ACT domain-containing protein, with amino-acid sequence MKKIVVTVIGADRVGIVAGVTKELAKENINILDISQTILDGIFDMVLICDMENAKGSLKQVQDDMGELGRELGVDVRVQLADIFYAMHRI
- a CDS encoding exodeoxyribonuclease III; translation: MKYISWNVNGLRACIKKGFMDAFHDLDADCFCLQETKLQPDQIELDLPGYHQYWNSAVKKGYSGTAIFSKKEPLSVTYGLGIEEHDQEGRLITADFGSHYLLCCYTPNSQRGLVRLDYRMKWETEMIAYMKRLSEEKPVILCGDLNVAHEEIDIANPASNHKNAGFTDEERSRMTELLSEGFTDSFRFKYPDKEKAYSWWSYFAKSRERNIGWRIDYFIVSNALKAHIEDAKIHPEIMGSDHCPVELDLDLD